From the genome of Segatella hominis, one region includes:
- the infB gene encoding translation initiation factor IF-2 — translation MSIRLNKALRELNIGLQTAVEFLSKRSDLGEVEAEPSFKLSDQQYKALTDAFSQDKKVRDQAEKLFTKKTKDKKRVPEQKEDREENAEVSNGKQQFKPLGKIDLDSIGKPAAKSAAPENRKASGKESAAVSSAPVTNASKAEVKASHEHQKGNAGGQMSHQHKQNGERNNGQQKQNNHKSMQNQANNNQPQQGEKPAETNASGSVFTLKSEKKFSANEPKVLGKIDLSSLNQSTRPKKKSKEERRKEREEKLAQQHSERKKRVRINKERVDINAEANQGNNGGNKNNGGNQNNQNGGNKKKKNKNRNNNNKGGNQNNQRQIEVDDEAVARQVKETLARLTSKSQNKKGAKYRKEKREAVQEKLQDQARQEQKESKILKLTEFVTVSELATMMDISVTQVISTLMGVGIMVSINQRLDAETINMVAEEFGFKTEYVSAEVQEAVSEEEDDENDLVPRAPIVTVMGHVDHGKTSLLDYIRNTNVIAGEAGGITQHIGAYSVTLKSGRKVTFLDTPGHEAFTAMRARGAQATDIAIIIIAADDSVMPTTKEAIAHAQAAGVPMVFAINKIDKPGANPDRIREDLANMNLLVEEWGGKYQCQEISAKKGIGVHDLLDKVLLEADMLDLKANPNRRASGTIIESSLDKGRGYVSTVLVANGTLKVGDIVLAGTSWGRVKAMFNERNANIKSAAPAEPAIILGLNGAPTAGDQFHVIETEQEAREIANKREQLQREQGLRTQKRLTLGDISHRIARGEFHELNVIVKGDTDGSVEALSDSFIKLSTEKVQVNVVNKAVGQISENDVMLASASDAVIVGFQVRPSADARKAADREGVEINTYSIIYDAIDDIKSAMVGMLDKVKKEIVTGQVEVKQTFKISKVGTIAGGLVTEGKVHAKDKARVIRDGIVIRTAEIGALKRYKDDVKEVVTGMECGLSLVNYNDIQEGDVIETFTEIEVEQKL, via the coding sequence ATGAGCATCAGATTAAACAAAGCACTACGTGAATTGAATATAGGACTTCAGACGGCAGTTGAATTCCTATCTAAGAGAAGTGACCTGGGAGAGGTCGAGGCAGAACCAAGCTTCAAGCTTAGCGATCAGCAATATAAGGCTCTGACCGATGCCTTCAGTCAGGACAAGAAAGTCCGTGACCAGGCGGAAAAGCTTTTCACCAAGAAAACAAAAGATAAGAAACGTGTTCCAGAGCAGAAGGAAGACCGTGAGGAGAATGCCGAGGTGTCTAATGGTAAACAACAGTTTAAACCATTGGGCAAGATAGACTTGGATAGCATCGGAAAACCTGCTGCTAAGTCTGCTGCTCCTGAGAATCGTAAGGCGTCTGGAAAGGAGTCTGCTGCCGTCAGCTCTGCGCCTGTTACTAATGCTTCTAAGGCTGAAGTAAAAGCAAGTCATGAACATCAGAAAGGTAATGCTGGCGGACAGATGTCTCACCAGCATAAGCAGAATGGTGAGAGAAATAATGGCCAACAGAAGCAAAATAATCATAAGTCAATGCAAAATCAGGCTAACAACAATCAGCCACAACAAGGCGAGAAGCCAGCTGAAACAAATGCTTCTGGAAGCGTGTTCACACTCAAGAGTGAGAAGAAGTTCTCTGCCAATGAACCTAAGGTGTTGGGTAAGATCGATTTGTCTTCCTTGAATCAGAGTACTCGTCCTAAGAAGAAGAGTAAGGAGGAACGCCGCAAGGAACGTGAGGAAAAACTTGCACAGCAGCACAGTGAGAGAAAGAAACGCGTGCGTATCAATAAGGAACGTGTTGATATCAACGCTGAGGCTAACCAGGGTAATAATGGGGGCAACAAGAATAATGGTGGCAACCAGAACAACCAGAATGGTGGCAATAAGAAGAAAAAGAATAAGAACAGAAATAATAACAACAAGGGCGGCAATCAGAACAACCAGCGTCAGATAGAAGTTGATGACGAGGCTGTAGCACGCCAGGTAAAGGAGACTCTTGCTCGTTTGACCAGCAAGAGCCAGAACAAGAAGGGCGCTAAATACCGTAAGGAGAAGCGTGAGGCTGTTCAGGAGAAATTGCAAGATCAGGCTCGTCAGGAGCAGAAGGAAAGTAAGATCCTGAAACTCACGGAGTTCGTTACTGTAAGCGAATTGGCTACGATGATGGACATCAGCGTTACTCAGGTTATCTCTACCTTGATGGGTGTTGGTATCATGGTATCTATCAACCAGCGTCTGGATGCAGAGACCATCAACATGGTGGCTGAGGAGTTCGGATTCAAGACCGAATATGTCAGCGCTGAGGTTCAGGAGGCTGTGAGCGAGGAAGAGGATGATGAGAACGACTTGGTTCCACGTGCTCCAATCGTAACTGTGATGGGTCACGTTGACCATGGTAAGACATCTTTGCTCGACTATATCCGCAATACCAATGTGATTGCTGGTGAGGCGGGTGGTATTACCCAGCACATCGGTGCCTACAGTGTGACCCTGAAAAGCGGTCGCAAGGTAACCTTCCTGGATACTCCTGGTCATGAGGCGTTTACCGCCATGCGTGCCCGTGGTGCTCAGGCTACCGATATCGCCATCATCATCATCGCTGCCGATGACTCTGTGATGCCTACTACCAAGGAGGCTATCGCTCATGCTCAGGCTGCTGGTGTGCCAATGGTATTTGCCATCAATAAGATTGATAAACCAGGTGCTAATCCAGACCGTATCCGCGAGGACTTGGCGAACATGAACTTGCTTGTTGAAGAATGGGGCGGTAAGTATCAGTGCCAGGAAATCAGTGCCAAGAAGGGTATTGGTGTTCACGATTTGCTCGACAAGGTGCTCCTTGAGGCTGATATGCTCGACTTGAAGGCTAACCCTAACCGTCGTGCTTCAGGTACCATCATCGAGTCTTCTCTCGACAAGGGTCGTGGATATGTTTCTACCGTGTTGGTAGCCAATGGTACCTTGAAGGTAGGCGACATCGTTCTCGCCGGTACTTCTTGGGGTCGTGTAAAGGCAATGTTCAATGAGCGTAATGCCAATATCAAGTCTGCAGCTCCTGCAGAGCCAGCTATCATCCTCGGTTTGAATGGTGCGCCTACTGCAGGTGACCAGTTCCACGTTATTGAGACAGAACAGGAGGCTCGTGAAATTGCCAACAAGCGTGAGCAGTTGCAGCGTGAACAGGGCTTGCGTACTCAGAAGCGCTTGACCTTGGGTGATATTTCTCACCGTATTGCACGTGGTGAGTTCCACGAGTTGAACGTCATCGTGAAGGGTGATACCGACGGTTCTGTTGAGGCATTGAGCGACTCATTCATCAAACTTTCTACTGAGAAGGTTCAGGTGAACGTAGTCAACAAGGCTGTGGGTCAGATTTCTGAGAACGATGTGATGTTGGCTTCTGCTTCAGATGCTGTCATCGTTGGTTTCCAGGTTCGTCCATCTGCTGATGCACGTAAGGCTGCTGACCGTGAGGGTGTTGAAATCAACACATACTCTATCATCTACGATGCTATCGACGATATCAAGAGTGCGATGGTTGGTATGCTCGACAAGGTGAAGAAGGAAATCGTTACCGGTCAGGTAGAGGTGAAGCAGACCTTCAAGATTTCCAAGGTGGGTACTATTGCCGGTGGTCTCGTTACCGAGGGTAAGGTACACGCTAAGGATAAGGCTCGCGTCATCCGTGACGGTATCGTCATCCGTACTGCAGAAATCGGTGCCTTGAAGCGTTACAAGGATGATGTCAAGGAGGTTGTTACCGGTATGGAATGCGGTTTGAGCCTTGTCAACTACAACGATATCCAGGAAGGCGACGTTATCGAGACCTTCACAGAAATCGAGGTAGAGCAGAAACTTTAA